A portion of the Pseudorasbora parva isolate DD20220531a chromosome 1, ASM2467924v1, whole genome shotgun sequence genome contains these proteins:
- the chmp5b gene encoding charged multivesicular body protein 5: MNRIFGRGKPKGPPPNLTDCISGVDSRAESVDKKIARLDAELMKYKDQMKKMRDGPSKNMVKQKAMRVLKQKRMYEGQRDQLMQQSFNMEQANYTIQTLKDTKTTVDAMKIGAKEMKKAYKNIKIDQIEDLQDQMEDMMEDANEVQEALSRSYGTPDIDEDDLEAELDALGDELLLDEDNSYLDEASSAPAIPEGVPRDKTTNRDGVLVDEFGLPQIPAT; encoded by the exons ATGAATCGTATCTTCGGACGAGGGAAACCAAAAGGACCACCACCGAACCTCACGGACTGTATATCAGGT GTCGACTCACGAGCAGAGTCCGTTGACAAGAAGATAGCCAGACTTGATGCCGAACTGATGAAATACAAAGATCAGATGAAGAAAATGAGGGATGGCCCATCAAAG AACATGGTAAAACAGAAAGCTATGCGGGTCCTCAAACAGAAGAGAAT GTATGAGGGGCAGAGAGATCAGTTGATGCAGCAGTCATTTAACATGGAACAAGCAAACTACACCATCCAGACACTAAAAGACACCAAGACCACT gtGGATGCAATGAAAATTGGTGCCAAAGAAATGAAAAAAGCCTACAAGAATATTAAAATTGATCAGATAGAG GATCTGCAAGACCAGATGGAGGACATGATGGAGGATGCTAATGAAGTACAAGAAGCTCTTAGTCGCAGCTACGGGACACCAGATATTGATGAAGATGACCTGGAGGCAG AGCTGGATGCACTTGGTGATGAACTCCTTCTGGATGAAGACAATTCATATCTGGATGAGGCTTCTTCTGCTCCAGCTATACCAGAGGGAGTGCCGAGAGACAAAACCACTAACCGG GATGGAGTACTGGTGGACGAGTTTGGCCTACCTCAGATTCCAGCAACATAA